The following proteins are encoded in a genomic region of Porphyrobacter sp. CACIAM 03H1:
- a CDS encoding S4 domain-containing protein, with product MSPGSAGESLRIDRLLVYLRFARTRSAALALIESRALRRNRQHVLRPSEQVRTGDVLTIALGGTVRVIELLALPERRGSPAAARSHYREVDEDGLDPKAQITIAASPSGASRPPDDPEDFS from the coding sequence ATGAGCCCCGGCAGCGCGGGAGAATCGCTCAGGATCGACCGCCTGCTGGTCTACCTGCGCTTCGCCCGCACCCGCTCGGCGGCGCTGGCCCTGATCGAGAGCCGCGCCCTGCGGCGCAACCGGCAGCACGTCCTGCGCCCGTCGGAGCAGGTCCGCACCGGCGATGTGCTGACGATCGCGCTGGGCGGCACCGTGCGGGTCATCGAGCTTCTCGCCCTGCCCGAACGGCGCGGTTCGCCCGCCGCGGCGCGTTCGCATTATCGTGAGGTTGACGAAGACGGACTTGACCCTAAAGCGCAAATCACCATAGCAGCGTCGCCTTCCGGGGCATCACGCCCGCCCGACGATCCCGAAGACTTCTCGTGA
- the fdxA gene encoding ferredoxin FdxA: protein MTYVVTEDCIKCKYTDCVEVCPVDCFYEGENMLVINPSECIDCGVCEPECPAEAILPDTEDGLEKWLELNTKFSAVWPNITSQKAPPEDADAHKGEKDKFEKYFSDVPGDGD, encoded by the coding sequence ATGACTTACGTCGTCACCGAAGACTGCATCAAGTGCAAGTACACCGACTGCGTGGAAGTGTGCCCGGTCGACTGCTTCTACGAAGGCGAGAACATGCTGGTGATCAATCCCAGCGAATGCATCGATTGCGGCGTGTGCGAACCGGAATGCCCTGCCGAGGCGATTCTCCCCGACACCGAGGACGGTCTGGAGAAGTGGCTCGAACTCAACACGAAGTTTTCGGCCGTGTGGCCGAACATCACGAGCCAGAAGGCTCCGCCCGAGGATGCCGACGCGCACAAGGGCGAAAAGGACAAGTTCGAGAAATACTTCAGCGACGTGCCGGGCGACGGCGACTGA
- a CDS encoding CarD family transcriptional regulator, with protein sequence MASTANAFTVGDYVVYPKHGVGRVVELQKEEIAGMQLELYVLRFEKERMTLRVPVNKVEAIGMRKLSSDKTLKQAMETLKGKPKVKRTMWSRRAQEYEAKINSGDLVSIAEVTRDLFRPEDQPEQSYSERQIFEAASSRLARELAAMEETDEQTALGKILDVLREHAPQYYDNAEEA encoded by the coding sequence ATGGCAAGCACCGCGAACGCATTCACCGTCGGCGATTATGTTGTCTATCCCAAGCACGGCGTGGGCCGGGTAGTCGAACTCCAGAAGGAGGAGATCGCCGGGATGCAGCTCGAACTCTACGTGCTGCGGTTCGAGAAGGAGCGCATGACGCTTCGCGTGCCGGTCAACAAGGTCGAAGCCATCGGGATGCGCAAGCTGTCTTCCGACAAGACCCTCAAGCAGGCGATGGAAACCCTCAAGGGCAAGCCCAAGGTGAAGCGCACCATGTGGTCGCGCCGCGCGCAGGAATACGAAGCCAAGATCAACTCGGGCGACCTCGTGTCGATCGCCGAGGTGACCCGCGACCTGTTCCGTCCCGAAGACCAGCCGGAACAGTCCTATTCGGAGCGCCAGATCTTCGAAGCGGCGTCCTCGCGCCTCGCCCGCGAACTGGCGGCGATGGAGGAAACCGACGAGCAGACCGCGCTCGGCAAGATCCTCGACGTGCTGCGCGAGCACGCCCCCCAATACTACGACAACGCCGAAGAAGCCTGA
- a CDS encoding GIN domain-containing protein — MTHALPRHLASAALVTGGLALAACDGAEIEINGQKGVPLSEIKIAGAPPSKVFLASGDTVIVTEGDTFAIAVEGADTESLRFVRDSEIIGITRENGWNGESNATIRITMPPPKEVIIGGAGTVKLPTLASEADINIGGSGLVEFGTIAAQKLGINIGGSGTVRGAGTVRSLEVLIGGSGDVEMAGLKADTAEVTIGGAGDVAFASDGTVEANIAGAGDINVTGTAKCTVQAMGSGTLNCAPGGGGGASAAIPAPAAKPAE; from the coding sequence ATGACCCACGCCCTGCCCCGGCACCTCGCCTCCGCCGCGCTCGTCACCGGCGGCCTCGCGCTCGCGGCCTGCGACGGCGCCGAGATCGAGATCAACGGCCAGAAGGGCGTGCCGCTCTCCGAGATCAAAATCGCCGGCGCACCGCCCTCGAAGGTCTTCCTTGCCTCGGGCGACACCGTGATCGTCACCGAGGGCGACACCTTCGCGATCGCGGTCGAGGGCGCGGACACCGAAAGCCTGCGCTTCGTTCGCGACAGCGAGATCATCGGCATCACCCGCGAGAATGGCTGGAACGGCGAGAGCAACGCCACCATCCGCATCACCATGCCCCCGCCCAAGGAAGTGATCATCGGCGGCGCGGGGACCGTGAAGCTCCCGACCCTCGCCAGCGAGGCCGACATCAACATCGGTGGCAGCGGGCTGGTCGAATTCGGGACCATCGCGGCGCAGAAGCTCGGCATCAACATCGGCGGCAGCGGCACGGTGCGCGGGGCCGGCACGGTCAGGTCGCTCGAGGTGCTGATCGGCGGCAGCGGCGATGTCGAAATGGCGGGCCTCAAGGCCGACACCGCCGAGGTGACCATCGGCGGCGCGGGCGATGTCGCCTTCGCCTCGGACGGCACCGTGGAAGCCAATATCGCAGGGGCGGGCGACATCAACGTGACCGGCACCGCCAAGTGCACCGTCCAGGCGATGGGCTCGGGCACGCTCAACTGCGCGCCGGGCGGCGGCGGCGGGGCGAGCGCGGCGATCCCGGCACCTGCGGCAAAACCCGCAGAATAG
- a CDS encoding L-threonylcarbamoyladenylate synthase → MSGKNVTEVVPAGPEGIAKAARILESGGLVAVPTETVYGLAARADSDEAVARIYAAKGRPDFNPLIVHVTGLAQAEAYAEFSSEARALAQAYWPGPLTLVLPRRTDAALAEAVTAGLPTIALRAPAHPAMRALLGAVDFPLAAPSANRSGFISPTCADHVLASLDGRIDMVLDGGATMAGLESTIVAVRADGSVEELRPGPLQIASRAAGGAIEAPGQLASHYAPGKPVRLGVTLADKDEFMIGFGPVVGDVTLSAHGDLDEAAARLYACLHEAARAHHPRIAVAPVPEEGVGRAINDRLRRAAA, encoded by the coding sequence ATGAGCGGCAAGAACGTTACGGAAGTGGTGCCTGCAGGGCCCGAGGGGATCGCGAAAGCGGCGCGAATCCTCGAATCGGGCGGGCTCGTGGCCGTGCCGACCGAGACGGTCTACGGCCTCGCGGCGCGCGCCGACAGCGACGAGGCGGTAGCGCGGATCTATGCCGCCAAGGGCCGCCCGGACTTCAACCCGCTGATCGTGCATGTGACCGGTCTGGCGCAGGCGGAGGCCTATGCCGAATTCTCGTCCGAGGCACGCGCGCTGGCACAGGCGTATTGGCCCGGGCCGCTTACGCTCGTCCTGCCGCGCCGCACGGATGCCGCGCTGGCCGAAGCCGTGACGGCGGGCCTGCCGACCATCGCCCTGCGCGCGCCGGCCCACCCGGCGATGCGCGCCCTGCTCGGGGCGGTGGATTTCCCGCTTGCAGCGCCGTCGGCCAACCGCAGCGGCTTCATCAGCCCGACTTGTGCAGACCACGTCCTCGCCTCGCTCGATGGAAGGATCGACATGGTGCTGGATGGCGGGGCGACCATGGCCGGCTTGGAATCGACCATCGTCGCGGTGCGCGCCGATGGGAGCGTGGAGGAACTGCGCCCCGGCCCGCTCCAGATCGCCTCGCGGGCGGCGGGCGGGGCAATCGAGGCGCCGGGCCAGCTCGCCAGCCACTACGCGCCCGGCAAGCCGGTGCGTCTCGGCGTCACGCTGGCTGACAAGGACGAGTTCATGATCGGCTTCGGGCCGGTGGTGGGTGATGTCACGCTGTCAGCGCACGGTGATCTCGATGAAGCCGCCGCGCGGCTCTACGCCTGCCTTCACGAAGCCGCCCGCGCGCACCATCCCAGAATTGCGGTGGCGCCTGTACCCGAGGAGGGGGTGGGCCGCGCGATCAACGACCGGCTGCGGCGGGCCGCCGCCTAG
- a CDS encoding acyl-CoA dehydrogenase, with protein sequence MTPFTPPTADQLLAIRVNAGIEELAQSERFAHAEPDLVEAIVEGVGQFAAGEFAPLNRVGDLEGAKLENGVVRLPDGFDAAYKAYVEQGWNAIASPVAHGGQGLPFTLACNVLENLGAANMAFTLLPMLSVGAIEALEHHGSPAQQAMYLPKLVSGAWSGTMNLTEPAAGSDVGALRSTAEPVETGEHAGKYRITGQKIYITWGEHELAENIIHLVLARLPGAPEGSRGISLFVVPKYHVNADGSLGPKNDLRCVSLEHKLGINASPTCVMSYGDNGECIGELVGQPNKGLAAMFTMMNNARINVGNQGAQIAERATQQALAYARDRVQSARAGSPDKTPVAIIEHPDVRRMILRMKALTEGVRALLYYCAGQVDRGNLGDEPARARGEIVVPLIKAWGTDVGVEVSGLGIQIHGGMGFVEETGAAQHWRDSRIAPIYEGTNGIQAADLVTRKLGLEGGEAMVALFDTIARETTDEFALSALARDCGNVARWMRDDASLDDRLAGSVPFCTMAAVCMAGWQLTKQAAAVKAGAAPELAATKPVTVRFFLDRIVPEAAGLKAGAVAGADLLYALPAEALVG encoded by the coding sequence GTGACCCCGTTTACCCCGCCGACCGCCGACCAGCTGCTTGCCATCCGCGTCAACGCCGGGATCGAGGAGCTGGCGCAAAGCGAACGCTTCGCCCATGCCGAGCCCGATCTGGTCGAGGCGATCGTCGAAGGCGTCGGCCAGTTCGCGGCGGGCGAATTCGCACCCCTCAACCGCGTCGGCGATCTCGAAGGCGCGAAGCTCGAGAACGGCGTCGTCCGCCTGCCCGACGGGTTCGACGCCGCCTACAAGGCCTATGTCGAGCAAGGCTGGAACGCCATCGCCTCGCCGGTCGCGCACGGCGGGCAGGGCCTGCCCTTCACCCTTGCCTGCAACGTGCTGGAGAACCTCGGCGCGGCGAACATGGCCTTCACACTGCTCCCCATGCTCTCGGTCGGCGCGATCGAGGCGCTGGAGCATCACGGCTCGCCCGCCCAGCAGGCCATGTATCTGCCCAAGCTGGTGAGCGGCGCGTGGTCGGGCACGATGAACCTCACCGAACCCGCCGCAGGGAGCGATGTCGGCGCGCTGCGCAGCACGGCCGAGCCGGTCGAGACCGGCGAGCACGCGGGCAAGTACCGGATCACCGGCCAGAAGATCTACATCACGTGGGGCGAGCACGAGCTGGCCGAGAACATCATCCACCTCGTGCTGGCCCGCCTCCCCGGCGCGCCCGAGGGTTCGCGCGGGATCAGCCTCTTCGTGGTGCCCAAGTATCACGTGAACGCCGACGGCTCGCTCGGCCCGAAGAACGACCTTCGCTGCGTCTCCCTCGAACACAAGCTTGGCATCAACGCCTCGCCGACCTGCGTGATGAGCTACGGCGACAACGGCGAATGCATCGGCGAGCTCGTCGGCCAGCCCAACAAGGGGCTCGCCGCGATGTTCACGATGATGAACAACGCGCGCATCAACGTCGGCAACCAGGGGGCACAGATCGCCGAGCGGGCCACCCAGCAGGCGCTCGCCTATGCCCGCGACCGGGTTCAGTCGGCCCGCGCCGGCTCGCCCGACAAGACCCCGGTGGCGATCATCGAGCACCCCGACGTGCGCCGCATGATCCTGCGCATGAAGGCCCTGACCGAGGGCGTGCGCGCGCTGCTCTACTATTGCGCCGGGCAGGTCGACCGCGGCAACCTTGGTGACGAGCCGGCGCGGGCGCGCGGCGAGATCGTGGTTCCGCTGATCAAGGCCTGGGGCACCGATGTCGGCGTCGAGGTCTCCGGGCTCGGGATCCAGATCCACGGCGGCATGGGCTTCGTCGAGGAGACCGGCGCGGCCCAGCACTGGCGGGATTCGCGCATCGCCCCGATCTACGAGGGCACCAACGGCATCCAGGCCGCCGATCTCGTGACCCGTAAGCTCGGGCTCGAGGGCGGTGAGGCGATGGTCGCGCTGTTCGACACCATCGCCCGCGAGACTACCGATGAATTCGCGCTCTCCGCCCTCGCGCGGGACTGCGGCAATGTCGCGCGCTGGATGCGCGACGATGCCAGCCTCGATGATCGTCTGGCCGGCAGCGTGCCCTTCTGCACGATGGCGGCGGTGTGCATGGCCGGGTGGCAGCTGACGAAGCAGGCGGCGGCGGTCAAGGCCGGCGCGGCTCCCGAACTCGCGGCGACCAAGCCGGTGACGGTGCGCTTCTTCCTCGACCGGATCGTGCCCGAGGCTGCGGGTCTCAAGGCCGGCGCGGTGGCGGGGGCCGACCTGCTCTACGCGCTCCCCGCAGAGGCGCTGGTCGGCTGA
- a CDS encoding DUF815 domain-containing protein: MAEGGDALDRIAAALERLAPPPPPPTDWLAHPAYVWGGTRAQAVPEPDALPLDALHGIDAQKVALRNNCARLASGAAAHDVLLWGARGMGKSALVRACVADVQRESPRALALVQLAPGSLPTIPALIAELAGVDRAFLLFIDDLGFGADGRAEMLALRSLLDGGVDPRPAQIRLAVTANRRAIVEREDTSGALHERDERDDALALADRFGLTLGFHPADKDTYLAILAGYLAPLGLGFDPEEAMAFAIQRGNRSGRTALQFATELAGRAGLRL; this comes from the coding sequence ATGGCCGAGGGGGGCGACGCGCTGGACCGGATCGCCGCCGCGCTCGAGCGGCTCGCCCCGCCGCCTCCGCCGCCGACCGACTGGCTCGCCCATCCCGCCTATGTCTGGGGCGGCACGCGGGCGCAGGCGGTGCCGGAGCCCGATGCCCTGCCCCTCGATGCCCTGCACGGGATCGACGCCCAGAAAGTTGCGCTGCGCAACAATTGCGCCCGCCTCGCTTCGGGCGCGGCGGCGCATGACGTGCTGCTGTGGGGCGCGCGGGGCATGGGCAAGTCGGCGCTGGTGCGCGCTTGTGTGGCCGACGTGCAGCGGGAGAGCCCACGAGCCCTCGCCCTCGTCCAGCTTGCCCCGGGCAGCCTGCCGACCATCCCCGCGCTGATCGCCGAACTGGCGGGCGTGGATCGCGCGTTCCTGCTGTTCATCGACGATCTCGGTTTCGGCGCCGACGGGCGGGCGGAGATGCTGGCTCTCAGGAGCCTGCTCGACGGCGGGGTCGACCCGCGTCCGGCGCAGATCCGCCTTGCGGTGACCGCCAACCGCCGCGCCATCGTCGAGCGGGAGGACACCTCGGGCGCGCTCCACGAACGCGACGAGCGTGACGATGCGCTGGCGCTGGCCGACCGTTTCGGACTGACGCTGGGCTTCCACCCGGCGGACAAGGACACCTATCTCGCGATCCTCGCGGGCTACCTTGCCCCGCTCGGCCTCGGCTTCGATCCGGAGGAGGCGATGGCCTTCGCGATCCAGCGCGGCAACCGGTCGGGCCGCACCGCGCTGCAATTCGCGACCGAATTGGCCGGCCGGGCGGGGCTCCGGCTCTAG
- a CDS encoding PQQ-dependent sugar dehydrogenase, whose translation MAIFRKIAIALVVVVVIVGIALFLLTRGDTAELSVEEVTGTDPVLQEGEAQTFPTVQIAEPVGWQAGEAPTPAEGLEVMRFAEGLEHPRTLFALPNGDILVALTRAPKVDNGGGGIMDAIKGWIADKLLSKAGATGESPNQIVLLRDADGNGSAETRQVILEGLDSPSGMAWKDGTLFVANHNAVLAYPYALGSTNVTGSPRKLMDLAPGGGHWMRNLELSPDGERLYVAVGSVSNIGESGMDIEQGRAMIWEYDLAKGRPRQFGAGLRNPNGMDFSPWSGELWTTVNERDMLGSDLVPDYLTNVPVGAQYGWPWVYYKNNRDRRVDAPMPRFLMEYVRKPEFALGPHVAALGLVFSREGDRMGENFAGGAFIARHGSWNRKPPSGYDVVFVDFDARGNPVGKPKPVLTGFLKADGTTRGRPTWVEWAGDGSLLVSDDTAGIIWRVRSPTAAPAAPIARLEGASLPPRALRDPRADFEADYLRKQAGQKVN comes from the coding sequence ATGGCCATTTTCCGCAAAATCGCAATCGCTCTCGTCGTTGTTGTCGTGATCGTCGGGATCGCGCTGTTTCTCCTGACCCGCGGCGACACTGCCGAACTTTCGGTCGAGGAGGTCACCGGCACCGATCCCGTGCTGCAGGAGGGGGAGGCGCAGACCTTCCCCACCGTGCAGATCGCCGAGCCGGTAGGCTGGCAGGCAGGTGAGGCGCCGACCCCGGCCGAAGGGCTCGAGGTGATGCGCTTTGCCGAAGGGCTGGAGCATCCGCGGACGCTGTTTGCGCTGCCCAATGGCGACATCCTCGTCGCCCTGACCCGCGCGCCCAAGGTCGACAATGGCGGCGGCGGGATCATGGACGCGATCAAGGGCTGGATCGCCGACAAACTGCTGAGCAAGGCCGGTGCCACCGGCGAATCGCCCAATCAAATCGTGCTGCTGCGCGATGCCGATGGCAACGGCAGCGCCGAGACGCGGCAGGTGATCCTCGAAGGCCTCGATTCGCCCTCTGGCATGGCATGGAAGGACGGGACGCTGTTCGTCGCCAACCACAACGCCGTGCTGGCCTATCCCTATGCGCTTGGCAGCACCAATGTGACCGGCAGCCCGCGCAAGCTGATGGACCTCGCGCCCGGCGGCGGCCACTGGATGCGCAACCTCGAGCTCTCGCCCGATGGCGAGCGGCTCTATGTCGCGGTCGGCTCCGTCAGCAATATCGGCGAGAGTGGCATGGACATCGAGCAGGGCCGGGCGATGATCTGGGAATATGACCTCGCCAAGGGCCGCCCGCGCCAGTTCGGCGCCGGCCTGCGCAATCCCAACGGGATGGATTTCAGCCCATGGTCGGGCGAGCTCTGGACCACCGTGAACGAGCGCGACATGCTCGGGTCGGACCTCGTGCCCGATTACCTCACCAACGTGCCGGTCGGCGCGCAGTACGGCTGGCCCTGGGTCTACTACAAGAACAACCGCGATCGCCGCGTCGATGCGCCGATGCCGCGCTTCCTGATGGAATATGTCCGCAAGCCCGAATTCGCGCTCGGCCCGCACGTGGCGGCGCTGGGGCTGGTGTTCTCGAGGGAGGGCGACCGGATGGGCGAGAACTTCGCGGGCGGGGCCTTCATCGCGCGGCACGGCTCGTGGAACAGGAAGCCGCCCTCGGGCTACGACGTGGTGTTCGTCGACTTCGACGCGCGCGGCAATCCGGTCGGCAAGCCCAAGCCGGTGCTCACCGGCTTCCTCAAGGCGGACGGCACCACCCGCGGGCGGCCGACCTGGGTCGAATGGGCTGGTGATGGTTCGTTGCTCGTCTCGGACGATACCGCAGGGATCATCTGGCGCGTGCGCTCGCCCACCGCTGCGCCGGCCGCGCCGATCGCGCGGCTGGAGGGCGCTTCGCTCCCGCCCCGCGCACTGCGCGATCCGCGGGCCGACTTCGAGGCCGATTACCTGCGCAAGCAGGCCGGGCAGAAGGTCAACTAG
- a CDS encoding GAF domain-containing protein yields the protein MYDFKPAAPLDTEALYRELLAAAEALTADEPDGVANMANVAALLWEFLPDLNWAGFYRVAPAKGGGTDELVLGPFVGRPACIRIPFGRGVCGAAAQQGATQLVADVHAFPGHIACDAASASELVVPVLRDGAVVAVIDLDSPSPSRFTAEDAAGIEALAALLAERV from the coding sequence ATGTACGATTTCAAGCCCGCCGCGCCGCTCGACACGGAAGCCCTCTATCGCGAGCTCCTCGCCGCCGCCGAGGCGCTTACGGCGGACGAGCCGGACGGCGTCGCCAACATGGCCAATGTCGCCGCGCTCCTGTGGGAGTTCCTGCCCGATCTCAACTGGGCGGGGTTCTACCGCGTCGCCCCGGCCAAGGGCGGCGGGACCGATGAACTCGTGCTGGGTCCCTTCGTCGGGCGGCCCGCCTGCATCCGCATCCCCTTCGGGCGCGGGGTGTGCGGAGCGGCAGCGCAGCAGGGCGCGACGCAGCTTGTCGCCGATGTCCACGCCTTCCCCGGCCACATCGCCTGCGATGCCGCCAGCGCGAGCGAGCTGGTCGTCCCCGTTCTGCGCGACGGCGCGGTGGTGGCGGTGATCGATCTCGACAGCCCGTCCCCCTCCCGCTTCACCGCCGAGGATGCCGCAGGCATCGAGGCGCTCGCGGCGCTGCTCGCCGAGCGGGTCTGA
- a CDS encoding ParB/RepB/Spo0J family partition protein, which translates to MTEDTAQTAEIAANLRASADKPRRLGKGLGALLGETRREEPLVRREDAPAEAPAAGSSPLRMLAIASIKPLPGNPRKHFDEAALDELAASIATRGVIQPIIVRPHPGGEGFQLVAGERRWRAAQKARLHEIPALVRNLSEREVIALALIENLQREDLNPVEEARAYHRLSEDEGMIQVDIAKMVEKSRSHVANMMRLVTLPDPVLDLIQEGKLSIGHARALIGRDDALHLAELAVAEGLSVRDIETLTKKPRARLEPAQPGYQSSENADILAVQQHLEEFLGLSVRIKPEVDPRKGTITIRYTTLDQLDLVCQRLTGGEI; encoded by the coding sequence ATGACTGAAGATACCGCGCAAACCGCTGAAATCGCTGCCAATCTCCGTGCGTCTGCGGACAAGCCGCGGCGGCTGGGCAAGGGGCTAGGGGCGCTTCTCGGGGAAACGCGGCGCGAGGAGCCACTGGTGCGCCGCGAGGATGCTCCGGCCGAGGCACCTGCCGCAGGTTCCTCGCCGCTGCGGATGCTGGCGATCGCGAGCATCAAGCCGCTGCCGGGCAACCCCCGCAAGCATTTCGACGAGGCTGCGCTCGACGAACTCGCCGCCTCGATCGCGACGCGGGGCGTAATCCAGCCGATCATCGTCCGCCCGCACCCCGGCGGGGAGGGCTTCCAGCTCGTCGCCGGCGAACGCCGCTGGCGCGCGGCGCAGAAGGCCCGGCTGCACGAGATTCCGGCGCTGGTGCGCAACCTGTCCGAGCGCGAGGTGATTGCCCTCGCTCTGATCGAGAATCTCCAGCGCGAGGACCTCAACCCGGTCGAGGAAGCGCGCGCCTATCACCGCCTCTCGGAAGACGAGGGCATGATCCAGGTCGACATCGCCAAGATGGTCGAAAAGTCGCGCAGCCATGTCGCCAACATGATGCGGCTGGTGACGCTGCCCGATCCGGTGCTCGACCTGATCCAGGAGGGCAAGCTGTCGATCGGCCACGCCCGCGCGCTGATCGGGCGGGACGATGCGCTGCACCTCGCCGAGCTTGCCGTGGCCGAGGGGCTTTCGGTGCGCGACATCGAGACGCTCACCAAGAAGCCCCGCGCGCGGCTGGAGCCTGCCCAGCCTGGCTATCAATCCTCTGAAAACGCGGATATTCTCGCGGTCCAGCAGCATCTCGAGGAGTTCCTCGGGCTGAGTGTGCGGATCAAGCCCGAGGTCGATCCGCGCAAGGGGACGATCACGATCCGCTATACCACGCTCGATCAGCTCGATCTGGTCTGCCAGCGCCTCACCGGTGGCGAGATCTGA
- a CDS encoding ParA family protein produces MLTIAIANQKGGVGKTTTAINIATAMAATGWRTLLIDLDPQGNASTGLGVHSSSRDVSSYDLLVDEVPLASAILPTAIPRLDIVPATVDLSGAEVELVAVEGRTHRLDKALSSHTGHDICFIDCPPSLGLLTLNALCAADTLLVPLQCEFFALEGLSQLLQTVDQVQQRFNPDLGIIGVALTMYDRRNRLTDQVSDDVRDCLGNLVFETVIPRNVRLSEAPSHGLPALIYDQHCTGSRAYMSLARELIGRFPAERQAA; encoded by the coding sequence ATGCTGACCATCGCGATCGCCAACCAGAAGGGCGGGGTGGGCAAGACCACCACCGCGATCAACATCGCCACGGCCATGGCGGCGACGGGGTGGCGCACGCTGCTGATCGACCTCGATCCGCAGGGCAATGCCTCGACCGGCCTGGGGGTGCATTCCTCGTCACGCGACGTTTCAAGCTATGATCTGCTGGTCGACGAGGTTCCGCTTGCCAGCGCGATCCTGCCGACCGCGATCCCCCGCCTCGACATCGTTCCCGCGACGGTCGATCTGTCCGGTGCGGAGGTCGAGCTTGTGGCGGTCGAAGGGCGCACCCACCGGCTCGACAAGGCGCTGTCCTCACATACGGGCCATGATATCTGCTTCATCGATTGCCCGCCCTCGCTCGGCCTGCTGACGCTGAACGCGCTTTGCGCCGCCGATACGCTGCTGGTGCCGCTGCAATGCGAGTTCTTCGCGCTCGAGGGGCTTTCGCAGCTGCTCCAGACGGTCGATCAGGTGCAGCAGCGGTTCAATCCCGATCTGGGCATCATCGGCGTGGCGTTGACCATGTATGACCGCCGCAACCGGCTGACAGACCAGGTGTCGGACGATGTGCGCGACTGCCTCGGCAATCTCGTTTTCGAGACGGTCATCCCGCGCAACGTCCGCCTCTCCGAGGCACCGAGCCACGGGCTCCCGGCGCTGATCTACGATCAGCACTGCACCGGCAGCCGCGCCTACATGTCGCTGGCGCGCGAGCTGATCGGGCGATTTCCCGCAGAAAGACAGGCCGCATGA
- the rsmG gene encoding 16S rRNA (guanine(527)-N(7))-methyltransferase RsmG: MITNEAEARAYVAGLTDAAGMARLEAFAALVLDENLRQNLIAKATEPQLWQRHIADSAQLLENVSRETLGANGGGPWLDLGSGPGFPGLVIAALCPNMPVVLVESRARRVQFLNRAIAALDLRKCRVEGQRLEHVAPFEARAISARAFAPLTRLLDLSAPFSTRRTVYVLPKGRSAAQELDTLKPSIRAMFHVKHSLTDPEAGIIVKA; encoded by the coding sequence ATGATCACCAACGAAGCCGAGGCCCGCGCCTATGTGGCGGGGCTGACCGACGCGGCGGGTATGGCGCGGCTCGAAGCCTTCGCTGCGCTCGTGCTGGACGAGAACCTGCGGCAGAACCTCATTGCCAAGGCGACAGAGCCGCAGCTGTGGCAGCGTCATATTGCAGACTCGGCGCAGCTACTGGAGAATGTTTCACGTGAAACATTGGGTGCCAATGGGGGCGGACCGTGGCTCGATCTCGGGAGCGGGCCGGGCTTCCCCGGTCTGGTGATTGCAGCCCTGTGCCCGAATATGCCGGTAGTCTTGGTCGAATCCCGCGCGCGCCGGGTCCAGTTCCTCAACCGCGCCATCGCCGCGCTCGATCTGCGGAAGTGCCGGGTGGAAGGCCAGCGTCTCGAGCACGTGGCTCCCTTCGAGGCCCGCGCCATTTCGGCACGCGCCTTTGCTCCACTCACCAGACTTCTAGACCTATCCGCACCCTTCTCCACAAGGCGGACCGTCTACGTGTTGCCCAAGGGGCGCTCGGCGGCGCAGGAGTTGGACACATTGAAGCCTTCGATTCGGGCAATGTTTCACGTGAAACATTCCTTGACCGATCCCGAGGCCGGGATCATCGTGAAGGCCTGA